Within Sulfurospirillum arsenophilum NBRC 109478, the genomic segment AATTTTTTAGCTGTTTCTTTTGCATTTTTTTCAGATGTTTCTCCTGAATTTTGTAAAATAGCATTTTCAAAATCTTTTATTTTACCACCTGATTGTTCTATAACATTGTCAATATAAGTATTACTATTTCTATACTCAGATGACGGATTGTTATTTGAACCAAAAAGTACATCTATCGCTGCATTAATAGTTTGAGATATAGTTGGATACTGATTAGTTAATAGGGACAGGCTACTTTTTATCATAATTCTTCTTTCCTTTTTGGTCTTCCTCGTGGATTGAGCGTTGAAGAAAGTCCAAACATTTCAGCTGTCTTTTCCATCCATGCTAATTCCCCCAATGGACTCTGACGATTAACGCTATTACGTACCATAGTTAGTTCTGCTTCTCTCAAAGGAGTGTTTACATGTAAAGCCCAATCCGTTGGTAGTGCTATCAAAGATTCATCGAGTAATTGTCTCTCGTTGGTCATTCGCTCCCACAATGAACCATAAACCCACGTTTCTGCTTCATTCACCAGTTTGGCACGTAAAGCATTAGCTTCTATATAACGCAAGAGTGAAAGATAATAATTATCTTTTTGAACAATAAAGCTCTTATATCGCCCTTGCCAAATATGCCCTGACGTTTTATTCTTTCGATGATAATAACGTACATGCGACGTCATAACCCATTGCATCAAGCGACTCAGACTTCCTTCAGCAAGGGGCATAAGTAAAAGGTGAAAATGGTTTGGCATCAGACAATATGCATGAAGTTCAACCGCTTCTCTTTTCAAGCCATCTTGAAGCAACTTTAAAAAGTAAGCATAGTCTTCAGCAGCATCAAACACTTGCATTCGCATATTTCCACGATTAATCACATGATAGATGCCTCCAATACTCTCACCTCTGGTAATTCGCGGCATGGATTTGTCCTTTTACATGTAAAGATTTTAGAAAAAGTTTAGCAAAAAAGTTATTTAAAGTAGCCTGTCCCCTTTATTTCCTTTATTTTTTGCATTTTTTCCCTTTAGTTTGATTTTGCTTTAGATGTAAAAGATTTATTTCTTTATCTTTGATGTTTCTTCGTCCTTAATTATTCTCCACTTTCCAGATTTGAAGGTAAGTTTTAATTCGTCTATCGTTTTACCAATAAATGTATTTTTATCAGGATCATATCTATAATCAGATGCTATATAAAAATGTATATTTTGATTATTGATCCATTTTGTCCTAAAAACACTAGAATCATAAGGGTATTCTTGTGTAAAAATTCGTTTAATTTGATTACCTTTAAAAGAATAAATACTAAAACGAGGGGGATCAGAAGAAATTTCGCCACCATAATATTCTGTTGCAAAATACTTTCTATTTGGCGAAAGATAAGGCATCCCATTGATTTCCATCATTTGACCATCACGAAGATTAATAGCATAATAAACTTCTGTATCTGGTGCCCATTCACTCACAATAAGATATTTTTCTTTAAAAAAACATCCTTTAATAGTATAGATTAAAACTTCAAATTCATCATCATTTTCTGAAAATTCATTTTTTAATTCTAATTTTTTGCCATTTAATAGATTAATTATTTTGACATTCTGTTCTTGAATATAAAAGTTTTTACATTTTTCAAGTTGCTTAAAATTTATACCATCCATCAAAAACTCAT encodes:
- a CDS encoding transposase, which produces MPRITRGESIGGIYHVINRGNMRMQVFDAAEDYAYFLKLLQDGLKREAVELHAYCLMPNHFHLLLMPLAEGSLSRLMQWVMTSHVRYYHRKNKTSGHIWQGRYKSFIVQKDNYYLSLLRYIEANALRAKLVNEAETWVYGSLWERMTNERQLLDESLIALPTDWALHVNTPLREAELTMVRNSVNRQSPLGELAWMEKTAEMFGLSSTLNPRGRPKRKEEL